One region of Lebetimonas natsushimae genomic DNA includes:
- the acpS gene encoding holo-ACP synthase: protein MIGIDIVVISRIENMIKKYGNKVINKILTQEEQIFFKTPSSIAGAFAAKEAFSKALGTGIGKECGFHDIIILKNNKNKPYISQKTLKKFNLKQADISISHDGGFAIAAVIIFQ, encoded by the coding sequence ATGATCGGAATTGATATAGTTGTAATTTCCAGAATCGAAAATATGATAAAAAAATATGGTAATAAAGTTATAAATAAAATTCTAACACAGGAAGAACAAATTTTTTTCAAAACCCCCTCCTCTATCGCGGGCGCATTTGCGGCAAAAGAAGCTTTTTCAAAAGCACTTGGCACCGGGATAGGTAAAGAATGCGGTTTTCATGACATTATTATTTTAAAAAACAATAAAAACAAGCCCTATATTTCACAAAAAACTTTAAAAAAATTCAATCTAAAACAGGCTGATATTTCAATATCCCATGACGGAGGATTTGCAATAGCAGCAGTTATAATTTTTCAATAA
- the fliL gene encoding flagellar basal body-associated protein FliL, with product MAEEKENKEQEEKEEKSGGNKLLLIVIIILLLLLLVIGGLVAYFLLSNNSDDTQAPEQKQEKVIKKKKVSDMAEVGPIYPLDQFIVNLVSNNADRYLKCKISFELDSPDLQQEIDKKLPAIRDIIINILSSKTVEEIQTAKGKEKLKEEIRRKVNEILTTGEIKHVYFTEFVIQ from the coding sequence ATGGCTGAAGAAAAAGAAAATAAAGAACAGGAAGAAAAAGAAGAAAAAAGTGGTGGCAATAAACTTCTGTTAATAGTAATAATCATATTGTTATTACTTTTATTGGTTATTGGTGGATTAGTGGCATATTTCTTACTCTCAAATAATTCCGATGATACACAAGCGCCAGAACAAAAACAAGAAAAAGTTATTAAAAAGAAAAAAGTTAGTGATATGGCAGAAGTTGGACCAATATATCCGTTAGACCAATTTATTGTTAATTTGGTTAGCAATAATGCTGACAGATATTTGAAATGTAAAATTTCATTTGAACTTGATTCTCCTGATTTACAACAAGAAATAGATAAAAAATTACCTGCAATAAGAGATATAATCATAAACATTTTATCTAGTAAAACTGTAGAAGAAATACAAACTGCAAAAGGAAAAGAAAAATTAAAAGAGGAAATTAGAAGAAAAGTTAATGAAATACTTACAACCGGAGAAATAAAACATGTCTATTTTACGGAATTTGTAATTCAATGA